A part of Nitrospirota bacterium genomic DNA contains:
- a CDS encoding divalent-cation tolerance protein CutA — protein sequence MTEFIVILITCPSSEEAEKITRILVSEKLIACGNMISAVNSLFYWQGEISQEKETLIVAKSVKNLFPAIVQRVKSLHSYTVPEIIALPLVEGSEEYLHWIEETLL from the coding sequence ATGACCGAGTTTATTGTCATTTTGATTACCTGTCCATCGTCGGAAGAGGCCGAAAAAATTACCAGGATTCTCGTTTCGGAAAAACTAATTGCGTGTGGAAATATGATATCCGCGGTGAATTCTCTTTTTTACTGGCAAGGAGAAATTTCTCAAGAAAAAGAAACGCTGATTGTCGCAAAATCGGTAAAAAACCTCTTTCCTGCGATAGTTCAAAGAGTAAAATCGCTTCATTCCTATACGGTTCCGGAAATTATTGCACTTCCTCTGGTTGAAGGGTCGGAGGAGTATTTACACTGGATTGAAGAAACACTGCTATGA